In one Bosea sp. RAC05 genomic region, the following are encoded:
- a CDS encoding peptidylprolyl isomerase, translated as MLRHSLATLALFASLGLATAPVRAQATDPANTLILETKDGPVTIRLRPDLAPKHVEQIKTLTKRGFYDGIVFHRVIDGFMAQTGDPTGTGTGSSDLPNIKAEFTPTPYKVGSVGMARSQSPDSANSQFFICYEGCGSLTGQYTLFGEVVSGMEAVRKIKKGAAGSGMVTGPDKIVRMRLQSDVK; from the coding sequence ATGCTGCGCCACTCGCTCGCCACTCTCGCTCTTTTCGCCTCCCTCGGCCTGGCGACCGCGCCGGTTCGGGCCCAGGCCACGGATCCCGCCAACACGCTGATCCTCGAGACCAAGGACGGGCCGGTGACGATCCGCCTGCGGCCGGACCTCGCGCCCAAGCATGTCGAGCAGATCAAGACGCTGACCAAGCGCGGCTTCTATGACGGCATCGTCTTCCACCGCGTCATCGACGGCTTCATGGCGCAGACCGGCGACCCGACGGGCACCGGCACCGGCAGCTCCGACCTGCCCAACATCAAGGCCGAGTTCACCCCGACCCCCTACAAGGTTGGTTCGGTCGGCATGGCGCGCTCGCAGTCGCCCGATTCGGCCAATTCGCAGTTCTTCATCTGCTATGAGGGCTGCGGCTCGCTGACCGGTCAGTACACGCTCTTCGGCGAGGTCGTCTCGGGCATGGAGGCCGTCCGCAAGATCAAGAAGGGCGCCGCCGGCAGCGGCATGGTCACCGGCCCCGACAAGATCGTCCGCATGCGGCTCCAGTCCGACGTAAAGTAA
- the mce gene encoding methylmalonyl-CoA epimerase, whose protein sequence is MIGRLNHVAIAVKDLAAATALYRDTLGARVSQPLPQPEHGVTVVFVELPNTKVELLEPLGADSPITKFLERNADGGIHHICYEVDDILAARDRLKAAGARVLGTGEPRIGAHGKPVLFLHPKDFTGTLVELEQA, encoded by the coding sequence ATGATCGGACGCCTCAACCACGTCGCCATTGCCGTGAAGGATCTCGCGGCGGCGACCGCGCTCTATCGCGACACGCTCGGTGCCCGCGTCTCGCAGCCACTGCCGCAGCCGGAGCATGGCGTCACCGTCGTCTTCGTCGAGCTGCCGAACACCAAGGTCGAGCTGCTCGAGCCGCTGGGCGCCGACTCCCCGATCACGAAATTCCTCGAACGCAACGCCGATGGCGGCATCCACCACATCTGCTACGAGGTCGACGACATCCTCGCCGCGCGCGACCGGCTGAAGGCGGCGGGTGCGCGGGTGCTGGGCACGGGCGAGCCGCGCATCGGCGCGCATGGCAAGCCCGTCCTCTTCCTGCATCCGAAGGACTTCACCGGCACGCTCGTCGAGCTCGAGCAGGCCTGA
- a CDS encoding SDR family NAD(P)-dependent oxidoreductase — protein sequence MTQPLSGRVALVTGASRGIGRAAALAFARAGAHVVALARTSGALEELDDEIRAEGGSATLVPLDLGDAPAVEKLGPALLQRWGKLDILLANAGILGPLSPLTHASPKEWAKVFDTNVTANWRLLKSVEPALQASDAARVILMSSGAAHKCLAYWGPYSISKAAVEAMGRTYAAETATTPLKVMLVNPGPLRTRMRAEAMPGEDPLTLRTPEELAPHLVAIASPDWAESGKIFDFPQGKVLSPQMPG from the coding sequence GGCGCGTCACGCGGGATCGGGCGGGCGGCTGCGCTCGCCTTCGCCAGGGCCGGCGCCCATGTCGTCGCGCTGGCGCGCACCAGCGGCGCGCTGGAGGAGCTCGACGACGAGATCCGGGCCGAGGGCGGCAGCGCCACGCTGGTCCCGCTCGATCTCGGCGACGCCCCGGCGGTCGAGAAGCTCGGCCCGGCCCTGCTCCAGCGCTGGGGCAAGCTCGACATTCTGCTGGCCAATGCCGGCATCCTCGGCCCGCTCTCGCCGCTGACCCATGCCTCCCCGAAGGAATGGGCCAAGGTCTTCGACACCAATGTCACGGCGAACTGGCGGCTGCTGAAATCGGTCGAGCCCGCGCTCCAGGCGTCAGATGCCGCACGCGTCATCCTGATGTCCTCGGGCGCCGCGCATAAATGCCTCGCCTATTGGGGGCCCTATTCGATCTCCAAGGCCGCGGTCGAGGCGATGGGGCGCACCTATGCGGCTGAGACGGCGACGACGCCGCTGAAGGTGATGCTGGTCAATCCGGGGCCGCTGCGCACGCGCATGCGGGCCGAGGCCATGCCCGGCGAGGACCCGCTGACACTGAGGACGCCGGAAGAGCTGGCGCCGCATCTGGTTGCCATCGCCTCGCCGGACTGGGCCGAGAGCGGCAAGATCTTCGACTTCCCACAGGGCAAGGTGCTCAGCCCGCAGATGCCGGGCTGA
- a CDS encoding DUF1467 family protein, with the protein MTIASALAVYFVIWWTVLFAVLPFGVRSQVETGEVVEGTEPGAPALPGLRRKVVITSLIAAVVFLFVWYGWAALDI; encoded by the coding sequence ATGACGATCGCGAGTGCGCTCGCCGTCTACTTCGTGATCTGGTGGACGGTGCTCTTCGCCGTCCTGCCCTTCGGCGTGCGCAGCCAGGTGGAAACCGGGGAGGTCGTCGAAGGCACCGAGCCCGGCGCTCCGGCCCTGCCGGGCCTTCGCCGCAAGGTGGTGATCACCTCGCTGATCGCGGCCGTGGTCTTCCTCTTCGTCTGGTATGGCTGGGCGGCGCTCGACATCTGA
- the queA gene encoding tRNA preQ1(34) S-adenosylmethionine ribosyltransferase-isomerase QueA, with amino-acid sequence MDVGLFDFDLPEDRIALRPVSPRDAARLLVVRPDAPQPFEDRGIRDLVELLQPGDALVLNDTRVIPSRLYGRRRRGDASARIEIMLHKREGADRWRAFARPAKKLALGETVTFGDESESSACELGRLQAEIVAKADGGEVELRFAVAGPHLDEAIARLGELPLPPYIAGKRATDAADAQDYQTMHASNDGAVAAPTAGLHFTPDLVAALEARGVTRHLVTLHVGAGTFLPVKAEDTQDHRMHAEWGTIAPETAAALNAVRAKGGRIVAVGTTSLRLLESATGEDGVIRPFSGDTAIFITPGYRFRAVDLLLTNFHLPRSTLFMLVSAFCGLDVMKRAYAHAIAENYRFYSYGDGSLLHRASEPSS; translated from the coding sequence GTGGATGTCGGGCTCTTTGACTTCGACCTGCCCGAAGACCGCATCGCGCTGAGGCCCGTCAGCCCGCGCGATGCGGCGCGGCTGCTCGTCGTCAGGCCCGATGCCCCGCAGCCCTTCGAGGACCGCGGCATCCGCGACCTCGTCGAACTGCTGCAACCGGGTGACGCGCTCGTCCTCAACGACACGCGCGTCATTCCCTCCCGGCTCTATGGCCGGCGCCGGCGGGGCGATGCCTCCGCCCGCATCGAGATCATGCTGCACAAGCGCGAGGGTGCCGATCGCTGGCGCGCCTTCGCGCGGCCAGCCAAGAAGCTGGCGCTCGGCGAGACGGTCACCTTCGGCGACGAATCCGAGAGCAGCGCCTGCGAACTCGGCCGCCTCCAGGCCGAGATCGTCGCCAAGGCCGACGGCGGCGAGGTCGAGCTGCGCTTCGCGGTCGCCGGCCCGCATCTCGACGAGGCCATCGCCCGCCTCGGCGAACTGCCGCTGCCGCCCTACATCGCCGGCAAGCGCGCGACCGATGCCGCCGATGCGCAGGACTACCAGACCATGCACGCCAGCAACGACGGTGCCGTCGCGGCGCCGACGGCCGGCCTGCACTTCACGCCCGACCTCGTCGCCGCGCTGGAGGCGAGGGGCGTCACCCGCCATCTCGTCACGCTCCATGTCGGGGCCGGCACCTTCCTGCCGGTAAAGGCGGAAGATACGCAGGACCATCGCATGCATGCCGAATGGGGGACGATCGCGCCGGAGACGGCCGCGGCCCTCAACGCGGTGCGGGCGAAAGGCGGGCGCATCGTCGCGGTCGGCACCACGTCGCTGCGCTTGCTCGAAAGCGCCACGGGCGAGGATGGCGTCATCCGGCCATTTTCAGGCGATACCGCGATCTTCATCACGCCGGGCTATCGTTTCCGCGCGGTCGACCTGCTGCTGACCAATTTCCACCTGCCGCGCTCGACATTGTTCATGCTCGTCTCCGCCTTCTGCGGCCTGGACGTGATGAAGCGGGCCTATGCCCATGCGATCGCAGAAAACTACCGCTTCTACTCCTATGGCGACGGCAGCCTGCTGCACCGGGCTTCTGAGCCCTCATCCTGA
- the der gene encoding ribosome biogenesis GTPase Der, which translates to MTATVAIIGRPNVGKSTLFNRLVGKKLALVDDRPGVTRDRREGDAALGHLRFTIIDTAGLEEADPGSLAGRMRAQTEVAIAQADVILFMIDARLGLTPMDQPFADLVRKSGKPVILLANKAEGRKGLDGIFESYALGLGDPVPFSAEHGEGTSDLLEALAPYVDVEPEEEEPFDESYGDKKWVEAPAAFVDEEAEYNDPNKPLRVTIIGRPNAGKSTLVNKMIGEERLLVGPEAGITRDTISVDYEWRGRPVKLFDTAGMRKRARIEEKLEKMSVQDSLRAIRFAEVVVVLLDATIPFEKQDLTLVDLTEREGRCVVIGLNKWDLVADKNGLLAELKEKASHLLAQVRGVPIIPLSGLAGEGIDRLMQAVFTAYEVWNRRISTAKINRWLEGVLSAHPPPAVAGRRIKIRYMTQAKARPPTFALFGNQLDHLPVSYTRYLVNNLREAFDLPGTPIRLHTRGGENPYDKNKRAG; encoded by the coding sequence ATGACCGCCACCGTCGCCATCATCGGCCGTCCCAATGTCGGCAAGTCGACGCTGTTCAACCGGCTCGTCGGCAAGAAGCTCGCTCTGGTCGACGACCGGCCCGGCGTGACGCGCGACCGGCGCGAGGGCGATGCCGCGCTCGGCCATCTGCGCTTCACCATCATCGACACGGCGGGGCTCGAGGAGGCCGATCCCGGCTCGCTCGCCGGGCGCATGCGCGCGCAGACCGAGGTGGCGATCGCCCAGGCGGACGTCATCCTGTTCATGATCGACGCCCGACTCGGCCTGACGCCGATGGACCAGCCCTTCGCCGATCTCGTCCGCAAGTCCGGCAAGCCCGTCATCCTCCTGGCCAACAAGGCGGAAGGGCGGAAGGGCCTCGACGGCATCTTCGAATCCTATGCGCTCGGCCTCGGCGACCCCGTCCCCTTCTCGGCCGAGCACGGCGAGGGCACCTCCGATCTGCTCGAGGCGCTGGCGCCTTACGTCGATGTCGAGCCCGAGGAGGAAGAGCCCTTCGACGAGAGCTATGGCGACAAGAAATGGGTCGAGGCTCCGGCTGCCTTCGTCGACGAGGAGGCGGAGTACAACGACCCCAACAAGCCGCTGCGCGTCACCATCATCGGCCGCCCCAACGCCGGCAAGTCGACGCTGGTCAACAAGATGATCGGTGAGGAGCGCCTGCTCGTCGGCCCCGAAGCCGGCATCACCCGCGACACGATCTCGGTCGACTATGAATGGCGCGGCCGGCCGGTGAAGCTGTTCGACACGGCCGGCATGCGCAAGCGCGCCCGCATCGAGGAAAAGCTCGAGAAGATGTCGGTGCAGGATTCGCTGCGGGCGATCCGCTTCGCCGAGGTCGTGGTCGTGCTGCTCGACGCCACCATCCCCTTCGAGAAGCAGGATCTGACGCTCGTCGACCTGACCGAGCGCGAAGGCCGCTGCGTCGTCATCGGGCTCAACAAATGGGACCTCGTCGCCGACAAGAACGGCCTCCTGGCCGAGCTGAAGGAGAAGGCGAGCCATCTCCTGGCGCAGGTCCGCGGCGTGCCGATCATCCCGCTCTCGGGCCTCGCCGGCGAGGGCATCGACCGGCTGATGCAGGCCGTCTTCACCGCCTATGAGGTGTGGAACCGCCGCATCTCGACGGCGAAGATCAACCGCTGGCTCGAAGGTGTGCTCTCGGCCCATCCGCCCCCGGCCGTGGCCGGCCGACGCATCAAGATCCGCTACATGACGCAGGCCAAGGCGCGCCCGCCGACCTTCGCGCTGTTCGGCAACCAGCTCGACCATCTGCCGGTGTCCTACACCCGCTATCTGGTCAACAATCTGCGCGAGGCCTTCGATCTGCCGGGCACGCCGATCCGCCTGCACACCCGCGGCGGCGAGAACCCCTACGACAAGAACAAGCGCGCGGGGTGA
- a CDS encoding peptidylprolyl isomerase: protein MSLDPENTLVMETTKGKVVIKLRPDLAPKHVERIKLLAREGFYDGIVFHRVIDGFMAQVGCPHGTGTGGSKHPDLAQEFNAEPHVRGICSMARAQNPNSANSQFFIVFDDARFLDKQYTVWGQVVEGMDNVDNIKRGEPVRDPDSIVSLKVMADAA, encoded by the coding sequence ATGTCGCTCGATCCCGAGAACACCCTCGTCATGGAAACCACCAAGGGCAAGGTGGTGATCAAGCTGCGCCCCGACCTCGCGCCCAAGCATGTCGAGCGCATCAAGCTGCTCGCGCGCGAGGGCTTCTATGACGGCATCGTCTTCCACCGCGTCATCGACGGCTTCATGGCCCAGGTCGGCTGCCCGCACGGCACCGGCACCGGCGGCTCGAAGCACCCCGACCTGGCGCAGGAGTTCAATGCCGAGCCGCATGTCCGCGGCATCTGCTCGATGGCCCGCGCCCAGAACCCGAACTCGGCCAACAGCCAGTTCTTCATCGTCTTCGACGACGCCCGCTTCCTCGACAAGCAATACACGGTCTGGGGCCAGGTCGTGGAAGGCATGGACAATGTCGACAACATCAAGCGCGGCGAGCCCGTGCGCGATCCCGACTCCATCGTCTCGCTGAAGGTCATGGCCGACGCGGCCTGA
- a CDS encoding RidA family protein, whose protein sequence is MDTSAISFFGQPVPGSPRPFSAATRAGGLVFVSGHSAPHDPARGIHRGETPADEVRNALAHIAGILAEAGSSLGRVVQMTMLITDPADYAACNAEYVKHFPGGLPARHTARFGVPTQARVAFSCIALADTAGKDLQP, encoded by the coding sequence ATGGACACATCCGCGATCAGCTTCTTCGGCCAGCCGGTGCCGGGCTCGCCGCGCCCCTTCAGCGCAGCCACGCGCGCCGGCGGCCTCGTCTTCGTCTCCGGCCATTCGGCGCCGCATGATCCCGCCCGCGGTATCCATCGCGGCGAGACGCCGGCCGATGAGGTGCGCAACGCGCTGGCCCATATCGCCGGCATCCTGGCCGAAGCCGGCAGTTCCCTCGGGCGCGTCGTGCAGATGACCATGTTGATCACCGATCCGGCCGACTATGCCGCCTGCAACGCCGAATATGTGAAGCACTTTCCCGGCGGGCTGCCGGCGCGCCACACCGCCCGCTTCGGCGTGCCCACGCAGGCCCGCGTCGCCTTCTCCTGCATCGCGCTGGCCGACACCGCCGGAAAGGACCTGCAGCCATGA
- a CDS encoding tetratricopeptide repeat protein, with protein MADIFREIDEEVRRDKAAELWKKYGWLLTGLAVLAVAAMAGWQFWLYREQQASQVVGARLEAALKASRDGNGSEAETILGELAASAPAGYRQIARFRLAAETAKRDAAAGATAFDQIAADGSLGQLYRDLARLRAGMLRVDLVPYPELRTALEPLATPQGAWRHSAREFLGIAALKANLFEDAGRWFDAIVTDPQSPAVLRQRTELYLALVRGGPVETKN; from the coding sequence ATGGCCGATATTTTCCGCGAGATCGACGAGGAAGTGCGCCGCGACAAGGCGGCGGAGCTCTGGAAGAAGTATGGCTGGCTGCTCACCGGGCTGGCCGTGCTCGCGGTCGCGGCCATGGCCGGCTGGCAGTTCTGGCTCTACCGCGAGCAGCAGGCCTCGCAGGTCGTCGGCGCCCGGCTCGAGGCGGCTTTGAAGGCCTCGCGCGACGGCAACGGTTCGGAGGCCGAGACCATCCTCGGCGAACTCGCGGCGAGCGCGCCGGCGGGCTACCGCCAGATCGCCCGCTTCCGCCTCGCGGCCGAGACGGCCAAGCGCGACGCTGCCGCCGGGGCGACCGCCTTCGACCAGATTGCGGCCGATGGCTCGCTCGGCCAACTCTACCGCGATCTCGCCCGCCTGCGGGCTGGCATGCTGCGCGTCGATCTCGTGCCCTATCCGGAGTTGCGGACGGCGCTGGAGCCGCTGGCGACGCCGCAGGGGGCCTGGCGCCACTCGGCCCGCGAGTTCCTCGGCATCGCCGCGCTCAAGGCCAACCTCTTCGAGGATGCCGGCCGCTGGTTCGATGCCATCGTCACCGACCCGCAATCGCCCGCCGTCCTGCGCCAGCGCACCGAACTCTATCTCGCTCTGGTGCGCGGTGGGCCGGTCGAGACGAAGAACTGA
- a CDS encoding ribonuclease J has protein sequence MTRSKDQLVFVPLGGLGEIGMNAALYGYGPEGRRKWILVDCGLSFAGPEVPGVDIVLPDLRYIVEERANLLGIVITHAHEDHIGALAALWPSLRAPVYCTQFAAGLLATRRLSEPGAPKVPMHIVAQGGRITLGPFDIEFVPVAHSIPESNALAIRTPVGLVVHTGDWKIDVTPGVGLPTDEKRLRELGEEGVLALVCDSTNVMRDGTSPSEADVAAKIKELVHSAPGRVAVTTFASNVARLRAVAEAAMADQREVVVVGRAMDRVIDVARECGYLDGIPAFRSADTYGYLPRDKVVALLTGSQGEPRAALSRIASDDHPEIALSPGDRVIFSSRTIPGNEKAVGAIQNALARDNIEIITDRTHLVHVSGHPRREEMARLYGWLKPKIVIPAHGEDLHLSEHATFARGLGVKIVVRAGNGDVVAITPEGASKIDEVTHGRLYQDGNLLVNALEKTIPERRRLSFVGMISVAVAIDEKGGLAGDPEIAVLGLPPYTRDGTGFDEYVADAVSELIDGIPKARRRDPEALRNALERGLRSAVNEEWGKKPLVHALVIEV, from the coding sequence GTGACCCGTTCCAAAGACCAGCTCGTTTTCGTTCCCCTCGGTGGCCTCGGCGAGATCGGCATGAATGCCGCCCTCTACGGCTATGGGCCGGAGGGGAGGCGGAAATGGATCCTCGTCGATTGCGGCCTGTCCTTCGCCGGCCCGGAGGTTCCGGGCGTCGACATCGTGCTGCCAGACCTGCGCTACATCGTCGAGGAGCGGGCGAACCTGCTCGGCATCGTCATCACCCACGCCCATGAGGACCATATCGGCGCGCTCGCTGCGCTCTGGCCGTCCTTGCGCGCGCCGGTCTACTGCACGCAGTTCGCCGCGGGGCTCCTGGCCACGCGTCGCCTCTCGGAGCCGGGCGCGCCCAAGGTGCCGATGCACATCGTCGCCCAGGGTGGCCGCATCACGCTCGGCCCCTTCGACATCGAATTCGTGCCGGTCGCGCATTCGATCCCCGAATCGAACGCGCTCGCCATCCGCACCCCCGTGGGCCTCGTCGTCCATACAGGCGACTGGAAGATCGACGTGACGCCCGGGGTCGGCCTGCCGACCGACGAGAAGCGCCTGCGCGAGCTCGGCGAAGAGGGCGTGCTGGCGCTGGTCTGCGACTCGACCAACGTGATGCGCGACGGCACCTCGCCGAGCGAGGCCGACGTCGCCGCCAAGATCAAGGAACTGGTGCACTCGGCTCCCGGTCGCGTCGCGGTCACCACCTTCGCCTCCAACGTCGCCCGGCTGCGCGCGGTCGCGGAAGCGGCGATGGCCGATCAGCGCGAGGTCGTCGTCGTCGGCCGCGCCATGGATCGCGTCATCGATGTCGCCCGCGAATGCGGTTATCTCGACGGCATCCCGGCCTTCCGCTCGGCCGACACCTATGGCTACCTGCCGCGCGACAAGGTCGTCGCGCTCCTGACCGGCAGCCAGGGCGAGCCGCGCGCCGCGCTCTCCCGCATCGCCTCCGACGACCACCCCGAGATCGCGCTGTCGCCCGGCGACCGGGTGATCTTCTCCTCGCGCACGATTCCCGGCAACGAGAAGGCGGTGGGCGCCATCCAGAACGCGCTCGCCCGCGACAACATCGAGATCATCACCGACCGGACCCATCTGGTCCATGTCTCCGGCCATCCACGCCGCGAGGAGATGGCCAGGCTCTATGGCTGGCTGAAGCCGAAGATCGTGATCCCCGCCCATGGCGAGGACCTCCATCTCTCGGAGCACGCGACCTTCGCGCGCGGGCTCGGCGTCAAGATCGTGGTGCGCGCCGGCAATGGCGACGTCGTCGCGATCACCCCGGAGGGCGCCAGCAAGATCGACGAGGTCACCCATGGCCGGCTCTACCAGGATGGCAATCTCCTCGTGAACGCTCTCGAGAAGACCATTCCCGAGCGTCGCAGGCTCTCCTTCGTCGGCATGATCTCGGTCGCCGTCGCGATCGACGAGAAGGGCGGGCTCGCCGGGGATCCGGAGATCGCGGTGCTGGGCTTGCCGCCCTATACGCGCGACGGCACGGGCTTCGACGAATACGTCGCCGATGCGGTATCGGAGCTGATCGACGGCATTCCCAAGGCCCGTCGCCGTGACCCGGAAGCGCTGCGCAATGCGCTGGAGCGCGGCCTGCGCAGCGCGGTCAACGAGGAGTGGGGCAAGAAGCCGCTGGTGCATGCGCTGGTGATCGAGGTTTAG